The following are encoded together in the Prionailurus viverrinus isolate Anna chromosome B3, UM_Priviv_1.0, whole genome shotgun sequence genome:
- the SPG21 gene encoding maspardin isoform X2, whose protein sequence is MGEIKVSPDYNWFRSTVPLKKIIVDDDDSKIWSLYDAGPRNIRCPLIFLPPVSGTADVFFRQILALTGWGYRVIALQYPVYWDHLEFCDGFRKLLDHLQLDKVHLFGASLGGFLAQKFAEYTHTSPRVHSLILCNSFSDTSIFNQTWTANSFWLMPSFMLKKIVLGNFSSGPVDPLMADAIDFMVDRLESLGQSELASRLTLNCQNSYVEPHKIRDIPVTIMDVFDQSALSTEAKEEMYKLYPNARRAHLKTGGNFPYLCRSAEVNLYVQIHLLQFHGTKYAAIDPSMVSAEELEVQKGSLSVSQEEQ, encoded by the exons ATGGGAGAGATTAAAGTCTCTCCTGATTATAACTGGTTTAGAAGTACAGTTCCCCTTAAAAAG ATTATCgtggatgatgatgatagtaaaaTATGGTCACTCTATGATGCAGGCCCCAGAAATATCAGGTGTCCTCTGATATTTCTTCCCCCTGTCAGCGGAACTGCAGATGTATTTTTCCGGCAGATTTTGGCTTTGACTGGATGGGGTTACCGGGTTATAGCT TTGCAGTATCCAGTTTATTGGGACCATCTTGAATTCTGTGATGGATTTAGAAAACTTTTAGACCATTTACAACTGGATAAA GTTCACCTGTTTGGGGCTTCTTTGGGAGGCTTTTTGGCCCAGAAATTtgctgaatacacacacacatctcccaGAGTCCATTCCCTCATCCTCTGCAATTCTTTCAGTGACACCTCCATCTTCAACCAAACTTGGACTGCAAACAG CTTTTGGCTGATGCCATCATTTATGCTCAAAAAAATAGTTCTTGGAAACTTTTCATCTGGCCCAGTGGACCCTTTGATGGCTGATGCTATTGATTTCATGGTGGACAGG CTGGAAAGTTTGGGTCAGAGTGAACTGGCTTCAAGACTGACCCTGAATTGTCAAAATTCTTATGTGGAACCTCATAAAATTCGGGACATCCCTGTAACCATTATGGAT gtatttgacCAGAGTGCACTTTCAACCGAAGCTAAAGAAGAAATGTACAAACTGTATCCTAATGCCCGGAGGGCTCACCTTAAAACAGGAGGCAATTTCCCATACCTGTGCAGAAGTGCAGAGGTGAATCTTTATGTACAG ATACATTTGCTGCAATTCCATGGAACCAAATACGCGGCCATTGATCCGTCGATGGTCAGTGCCGAGGAACTTGAGGTGCAGAAAGGCAGCCTCAGCGTCAGTCAGGAGGAGCAATAG
- the SPG21 gene encoding maspardin isoform X1 gives MGEIKVSPDYNWFRSTVPLKKIIVDDDDSKIWSLYDAGPRNIRCPLIFLPPVSGTADVFFRQILALTGWGYRVIALQYPVYWDHLEFCDGFRKLLDHLQLDKVHLFGASLGGFLAQKFAEYTHTSPRVHSLILCNSFSDTSIFNQTWTANRSLFYSFWLMPSFMLKKIVLGNFSSGPVDPLMADAIDFMVDRLESLGQSELASRLTLNCQNSYVEPHKIRDIPVTIMDVFDQSALSTEAKEEMYKLYPNARRAHLKTGGNFPYLCRSAEVNLYVQIHLLQFHGTKYAAIDPSMVSAEELEVQKGSLSVSQEEQ, from the exons ATGGGAGAGATTAAAGTCTCTCCTGATTATAACTGGTTTAGAAGTACAGTTCCCCTTAAAAAG ATTATCgtggatgatgatgatagtaaaaTATGGTCACTCTATGATGCAGGCCCCAGAAATATCAGGTGTCCTCTGATATTTCTTCCCCCTGTCAGCGGAACTGCAGATGTATTTTTCCGGCAGATTTTGGCTTTGACTGGATGGGGTTACCGGGTTATAGCT TTGCAGTATCCAGTTTATTGGGACCATCTTGAATTCTGTGATGGATTTAGAAAACTTTTAGACCATTTACAACTGGATAAA GTTCACCTGTTTGGGGCTTCTTTGGGAGGCTTTTTGGCCCAGAAATTtgctgaatacacacacacatctcccaGAGTCCATTCCCTCATCCTCTGCAATTCTTTCAGTGACACCTCCATCTTCAACCAAACTTGGACTGCAAACAG GTCCTTGTTTTACAGCTTTTGGCTGATGCCATCATTTATGCTCAAAAAAATAGTTCTTGGAAACTTTTCATCTGGCCCAGTGGACCCTTTGATGGCTGATGCTATTGATTTCATGGTGGACAGG CTGGAAAGTTTGGGTCAGAGTGAACTGGCTTCAAGACTGACCCTGAATTGTCAAAATTCTTATGTGGAACCTCATAAAATTCGGGACATCCCTGTAACCATTATGGAT gtatttgacCAGAGTGCACTTTCAACCGAAGCTAAAGAAGAAATGTACAAACTGTATCCTAATGCCCGGAGGGCTCACCTTAAAACAGGAGGCAATTTCCCATACCTGTGCAGAAGTGCAGAGGTGAATCTTTATGTACAG ATACATTTGCTGCAATTCCATGGAACCAAATACGCGGCCATTGATCCGTCGATGGTCAGTGCCGAGGAACTTGAGGTGCAGAAAGGCAGCCTCAGCGTCAGTCAGGAGGAGCAATAG